A section of the Pseudomonas sp. FP453 genome encodes:
- a CDS encoding aldo/keto reductase, which yields MIYRTLGQSGLKVSALTLGTMMFGEQTSTEDSLRIIGKAWDQGINFIDTADVYTAGRSEELVGEAIARHRQDWVVASKVGFGPADGLPNRSGLSRKRIFNALEASLTRLDTDYLDIYYLHREDHDTPLDVTVSAIGDLIRQGKIRYWGLSNYRGWRIAEVIRVAERLGVDKPVISQPLYNIVNRQAEVEQITAAAAYGLGVVPYSPLARGVLSGKYAPDVTPEAGSRAARQDKRILETEWRVESLRIAQQIQAYTQARGVGIVEFAIAWVLNNAAVSSAIVGPRTEAQWDAYTGALDVQITAEDEAFIDTLVTPGHSSTPGFNDVSHFVSGRTARP from the coding sequence ATGATTTATCGCACGTTGGGCCAGTCCGGGTTGAAGGTCAGTGCCTTGACCCTGGGCACCATGATGTTTGGCGAACAGACCAGCACCGAGGACTCGCTGCGCATCATCGGCAAGGCCTGGGACCAGGGCATCAATTTTATCGACACCGCGGACGTCTACACCGCTGGGCGCTCCGAGGAACTGGTGGGCGAAGCCATTGCCCGCCATCGCCAGGATTGGGTGGTGGCGTCCAAAGTCGGCTTTGGCCCGGCGGATGGCCTGCCCAACCGCAGCGGTTTGAGCCGCAAGCGTATTTTCAATGCGCTGGAGGCCAGCCTCACCCGTCTCGACACGGACTACCTGGACATCTACTACCTGCACCGCGAAGACCACGACACGCCGCTGGACGTCACGGTGTCGGCGATTGGCGATCTGATCCGCCAGGGCAAGATCCGCTATTGGGGGCTGTCCAACTACCGTGGCTGGCGCATCGCCGAAGTGATTCGCGTGGCCGAGCGCCTGGGGGTCGACAAACCGGTGATCAGCCAGCCGCTGTACAACATCGTCAACCGTCAGGCCGAGGTCGAGCAGATCACGGCGGCGGCGGCCTACGGTTTGGGCGTGGTGCCTTACAGCCCGTTGGCCAGGGGTGTGCTCAGTGGCAAATATGCGCCGGATGTCACGCCCGAGGCCGGCAGCCGAGCCGCGCGCCAGGACAAACGCATCCTCGAAACCGAGTGGCGCGTGGAGTCACTGCGCATTGCCCAGCAAATCCAGGCGTACACCCAGGCGCGCGGCGTGGGGATTGTCGAATTTGCGATTGCCTGGGTGCTGAACAACGCGGCGGTGAGTTCGGCGATTGTCGGGCCGCGCACCGAGGCGCAGTGGGATGCCTACACCGGTGCGCTGGATGTGCAGATCACGGCTGAGGATGAAGCCTTCATTGATACGTTGGTCACACCGGGGCATTCGTCTACACCGGGGTTCAATGATGTCAGCCATTTCGTTTCGGGCCGCACCGCCCGCCCATAA
- a CDS encoding histone-like nucleoid-structuring protein, MvaT/MvaU family, with translation MSRLAEFRAAEKALQEQLAQLETLKNDAGLKKEIEFEEKLQGLMKSYGKSLRDIISILDPNPGKAGAAVAAAPKQRRARVVKVYHNPHTGELIETKGGNHRGLKAWKEQYGAATVDSWLRG, from the coding sequence TTGTCCAGACTCGCCGAATTTCGCGCAGCAGAAAAAGCCCTTCAAGAGCAGCTGGCTCAGCTGGAAACCTTGAAGAATGATGCCGGCCTGAAGAAAGAAATCGAATTTGAAGAAAAGCTTCAAGGGCTGATGAAAAGCTACGGCAAAAGCCTGCGTGACATCATCTCCATCCTTGATCCGAACCCAGGCAAGGCCGGTGCAGCTGTTGCCGCTGCCCCCAAACAGCGCCGCGCCCGTGTGGTCAAGGTTTACCACAACCCGCACACCGGTGAGCTGATCGAGACCAAGGGCGGCAACCACCGCGGCCTTAAAGCCTGGAAAGAACAGTATGGCGCAGCCACTGTAGATTCTTGGCTGCGCGGCTGA
- a CDS encoding EAL domain-containing protein: MPLTLNGPRNRASRYLITSLSAVLPIALGVVILYWQAERSLTQSTAQTAQEAVRQFDLMLDNTALAAQALLPLAGQPCDSAAQLALREQVTRRPFVRATTLSWQKNIYCSSLFGDAYESKVNPEDYVDGRLWLMNGNPVTPDTALLVYRLVEGDKAAFASIDGYHLTNALRLISRYAQLVLQVGPHWLGADGKVQDTTVPKFAVAHQHLASTRYDYSVEAGMPAGEVWRYMEARYPGFFSLLVFFGVLAGLLAHWLQKRSSAPTHELQRALAANEFIPYFQPVVRGDTREWAGCEVLMRWQHPKEGLVRPDLFIPLAEHSGLIVPMTRSLLRQTAAQLAPHAARFCPGFHIGVNITARHCQDLDLVQDCREFLAAFAPGQVTLVLELTERELITPTDITRQLFDALHQLGVLIAIDDFGTGHSSLGYLRNFNVDYLKIDQSFVAMIGVDALSRHILDSIIELSGKLDLGIVAEGVETVEQCEYLAAQGVDFLQGYLFGRPLPCNEFTASLASH; encoded by the coding sequence ATGCCCCTGACTCTCAACGGCCCGCGAAACCGCGCCAGCCGCTACCTGATCACATCCCTCAGTGCCGTGTTGCCAATCGCCCTGGGCGTGGTGATCTTGTACTGGCAAGCCGAACGCAGCCTCACACAAAGCACCGCACAAACCGCCCAGGAAGCCGTACGCCAATTCGACCTGATGCTCGACAACACGGCCCTCGCCGCCCAGGCCCTGCTGCCACTGGCGGGCCAGCCGTGTGACAGTGCTGCGCAACTGGCACTGCGCGAACAGGTCACGCGCCGGCCATTTGTGCGCGCAACCACCTTGTCCTGGCAGAAGAACATCTATTGCAGCTCACTGTTTGGTGATGCCTACGAATCGAAGGTCAACCCGGAGGACTACGTGGATGGCCGCCTGTGGCTGATGAATGGCAACCCGGTCACGCCCGATACCGCATTGCTGGTTTATCGGCTGGTCGAGGGTGATAAAGCGGCATTTGCCTCGATTGACGGCTACCACCTGACCAACGCCCTGCGCCTGATCAGCCGCTACGCGCAGTTGGTCTTGCAAGTAGGCCCGCACTGGCTGGGGGCTGATGGCAAGGTACAGGACACCACCGTGCCGAAGTTTGCCGTGGCCCATCAGCACTTGGCCTCGACGCGCTACGATTACAGCGTGGAAGCCGGTATGCCGGCAGGCGAAGTATGGCGTTACATGGAGGCCCGATACCCGGGTTTCTTCAGCCTGCTGGTGTTCTTCGGCGTACTCGCCGGCCTGCTCGCGCACTGGCTGCAAAAGCGCTCTTCGGCGCCGACCCATGAACTGCAACGGGCCTTGGCCGCGAACGAATTCATTCCCTATTTCCAGCCGGTCGTGCGGGGCGACACCCGCGAATGGGCCGGCTGTGAAGTCTTGATGCGCTGGCAACATCCAAAGGAAGGCCTCGTACGCCCGGACTTGTTTATTCCTTTGGCCGAGCATTCCGGCCTGATCGTCCCCATGACCCGCTCGTTGCTGCGCCAGACCGCTGCGCAACTGGCGCCCCACGCCGCGCGCTTCTGCCCGGGGTTCCACATCGGCGTGAACATCACCGCACGCCATTGCCAGGACTTGGACCTGGTGCAGGATTGCCGTGAGTTTCTCGCCGCCTTCGCGCCTGGCCAGGTCACGTTGGTGCTGGAGTTGACCGAACGCGAATTGATCACGCCGACCGATATCACCCGCCAGCTGTTCGATGCCCTGCACCAATTAGGGGTGTTGATCGCCATTGATGACTTCGGCACCGGCCATTCAAGCTTGGGTTACTTGCGCAACTTCAATGTCGATTACTTGAAAATCGATCAAAGCTTTGTCGCCATGATCGGTGTCGATGCACTCTCGCGGCATATTCTGGACAGCATCATCGAATTATCCGGCAAGCTCGACCTGGGCATAGTCGCAGAAGGCGTGGAAACAGTGGAGCAGTGCGAGTACCTGGCAGCACAAGGCGTGGATTTCCTACAGGGCTATCTGTTCGGCCGGCCGTTACCTTGCAATGAGTTCACTGCGTCCCTGGCGAGCCATTGA
- a CDS encoding dermonecrotic toxin domain-containing protein, which produces MNTITSAPTSSFGPQVHSEPIRPKGTIVFTKGWQSANNARNTFMDTIQSEFRDGTLSAKGRELADGSLTRNAQGTPGMQVSTFAVDGLQAKDIAVIKRVPPSAEGTNFLLYVPEEPGPSFHEFNTREEMTAWVKEQADDPEKQEKFAAHFAQQSRPRVKETLAQFAANDINAVVGSYGYEKGDIFTRLNKDITVPPVPVRGVRNTSLKAFDERGQPTYKGYLKDGTEVVYKYDPCGNLLGSSGKNRFYFVRNGLNNSDAPLVPMTLKQWVRRIQGQSMDNVGANNLAGMFHEFIRQLRNPGEGLATALIVFGVPSDIAHSIEEIVKNPAKGTLLQLNHDNRLGKLFGVGKEAMDKWLEKVGGEIQSRIPRYGTVRDNLDTFADILEKHGPPAPDTDTKVTE; this is translated from the coding sequence ATGAACACAATCACCTCCGCACCAACCTCTTCGTTTGGCCCACAAGTGCACAGTGAGCCCATCCGCCCAAAAGGCACTATCGTGTTTACCAAGGGTTGGCAGTCCGCCAACAACGCGCGCAATACATTCATGGACACGATTCAATCGGAATTTCGGGATGGCACTTTGAGTGCCAAAGGGCGAGAACTGGCCGATGGGTCATTGACGCGCAACGCTCAAGGCACGCCTGGCATGCAGGTTTCGACTTTTGCGGTGGACGGTTTGCAGGCCAAAGACATCGCGGTGATCAAGCGCGTACCACCCAGCGCCGAAGGTACGAACTTCTTATTGTATGTACCCGAGGAACCAGGGCCATCCTTTCACGAATTCAACACGCGTGAAGAGATGACCGCCTGGGTCAAGGAACAAGCCGATGATCCCGAGAAGCAGGAAAAGTTTGCAGCCCATTTCGCGCAGCAGAGCAGACCCAGGGTCAAGGAGACCCTGGCTCAGTTTGCAGCTAACGATATCAACGCCGTGGTCGGAAGCTACGGATATGAAAAAGGCGACATTTTCACCCGCTTGAATAAAGACATCACCGTGCCGCCTGTGCCCGTCAGGGGGGTGCGCAATACATCTCTCAAGGCGTTCGACGAGCGGGGGCAGCCAACCTACAAAGGGTATTTGAAGGATGGGACAGAAGTGGTCTACAAGTACGACCCGTGCGGAAACCTGCTTGGAAGCAGCGGCAAAAACAGGTTTTATTTTGTACGAAACGGGCTGAACAACAGTGATGCTCCACTCGTGCCGATGACGCTGAAACAGTGGGTCCGCCGGATCCAAGGTCAATCTATGGACAATGTCGGGGCCAATAATCTGGCGGGGATGTTTCACGAGTTCATCAGGCAGCTACGAAACCCCGGGGAAGGGCTGGCAACCGCATTGATCGTGTTCGGCGTGCCTTCGGACATTGCCCACTCCATTGAAGAAATCGTCAAGAATCCGGCCAAAGGCACGTTACTGCAATTGAACCATGACAACCGACTGGGCAAGCTTTTTGGCGTAGGCAAGGAAGCGATGGACAAGTGGCTTGAAAAGGTCGGCGGTGAAATCCAAAGCCGGATCCCCCGGTACGGTACTGTCAGGGACAATCTGGACACATTCGCAGACATCCTGGAAAAACATGGCCCACCTGCCCCTGACACCGATACCAAAGTGACTGAGTAA
- a CDS encoding LysR family transcriptional regulator yields MTLTQLEIFSLVAELQGFTSAAHRLGIGQSAVSHAIKALEQEWGVEVFRRHQSQVELSDIGQQLLLRARAILGLANALQQEAADARGMKRGTLRIGSFGPTSSNRLLPPVLARFRLAYPGIEVHIDEGPDRQVMQWLDERRIDVGFVVLEQERFDTFALFEDQLVALLPADHPLASRPAIALDALCDDPFILTEAGSAELVVRVFNNARLVPKVRFRCAQLLSTLEAVSRGDGVSLVAEGSLPELADPRYVSRPLAPAIVRPIGLAVLDRRQSSPATLAFIEVAQRVHSRCLS; encoded by the coding sequence ATGACCCTGACCCAACTTGAAATCTTTTCCCTGGTGGCCGAGTTGCAAGGTTTTACCAGTGCGGCCCATCGCCTGGGGATCGGCCAATCGGCGGTCTCCCACGCCATCAAGGCGCTGGAACAGGAATGGGGGGTGGAAGTGTTCCGCCGTCACCAGTCCCAGGTAGAACTCAGTGACATCGGCCAGCAACTGCTGCTGCGCGCCCGGGCCATACTAGGCCTGGCCAACGCCCTGCAACAGGAGGCCGCCGATGCCCGCGGGATGAAACGCGGCACGTTGCGCATCGGCTCCTTCGGGCCCACGTCGTCCAATCGGTTGCTGCCACCGGTCCTGGCACGTTTTCGCCTGGCGTATCCGGGGATCGAGGTGCATATCGATGAGGGCCCGGATCGCCAGGTGATGCAATGGCTGGACGAGCGGCGCATCGACGTCGGGTTTGTGGTGCTGGAGCAGGAGCGTTTCGACACGTTTGCGCTGTTCGAGGATCAGTTGGTGGCGCTGTTGCCTGCCGATCATCCGCTGGCATCTCGCCCGGCCATTGCCCTGGACGCGTTGTGCGACGACCCTTTTATCCTGACCGAAGCCGGCTCGGCCGAACTGGTGGTTCGGGTGTTCAACAACGCACGGCTGGTGCCGAAAGTGCGTTTTCGCTGTGCTCAGTTGTTGAGTACCCTTGAAGCGGTGAGCCGGGGCGACGGTGTGAGTCTGGTGGCCGAGGGGTCGTTGCCTGAACTGGCGGACCCACGCTACGTGTCCCGCCCTCTGGCCCCGGCAATCGTCCGCCCCATCGGGCTGGCGGTACTGGACCGGCGTCAGTCATCACCGGCGACCCTGGCGTTTATCGAAGTGGCGCAGCGTGTTCACAGCCGCTGCTTGTCGTGA
- a CDS encoding SDR family oxidoreductase, translating into MTSSLNGKTVIVIGGSSGIGAAVAKAAAARGAQVVLAGRRLTSGGENGLRSEPVDVTDAASLQRLFASVGRFDHLVYTSGPSVRAKNLAETDLDEAQDNFNVKLWGALRAIQLALPHLDAHGSISLTSGQLGRKLVPGQFIKVGINAATEALGKQLAKELAPRRVNVISPGVIDTPAYAGLAEEQRLAMFAKAGGALPVGRVGRAEEVAAGYVLAMENGFMTGAVIDIDGGGLL; encoded by the coding sequence ATGACTTCTTCCCTCAACGGCAAAACCGTCATCGTCATCGGCGGCAGCAGCGGCATTGGTGCCGCCGTGGCCAAGGCGGCTGCGGCTCGGGGTGCACAGGTGGTATTGGCCGGGCGGCGCCTGACGTCCGGTGGCGAAAACGGCCTGCGCAGCGAGCCGGTAGACGTCACCGACGCCGCTTCGCTGCAACGCCTGTTCGCCAGCGTCGGGCGCTTTGATCATCTGGTCTACACCTCGGGCCCGAGTGTGCGCGCAAAAAACCTGGCCGAGACCGACCTGGACGAAGCCCAGGACAACTTCAACGTGAAACTCTGGGGCGCGTTGCGGGCGATCCAACTGGCGCTGCCTCACCTCGACGCACACGGCAGTATCAGCCTGACCTCGGGGCAACTGGGCCGCAAGCTCGTACCGGGACAGTTCATCAAGGTCGGTATCAACGCCGCCACCGAAGCACTGGGCAAGCAATTGGCCAAGGAGCTGGCACCGCGTCGGGTTAATGTGATCAGCCCGGGGGTGATCGATACGCCGGCGTATGCGGGGTTGGCTGAGGAGCAGCGGCTGGCGATGTTCGCCAAGGCGGGCGGCGCGTTGCCGGTTGGGCGGGTCGGGCGGGCAGAGGAAGTGGCGGCAGGTTATGTGCTGGCCATGGAGAATGGCTTCATGACCGGCGCCGTCATCGACATCGACGGCGGCGGCCTGCTGTAA
- the hppD gene encoding 4-hydroxyphenylpyruvate dioxygenase: protein MADLYENPMGLMGFEFIEFASPTPGTLEPIFEIMGFTKVATHRSKNVHLFRQGEINLILNNEPNSIASYFAAEHGPSVCGMAFRVKDSQQAYNRALELGAQPIHIETGPMELNLPAIKGIGGAPLYLIDRFGEGSSIYDIDFVFIEGVDRNPQGAGLKVIDHLTHNVYRGRMAYWANFYEKLFNFREARYFDIKGEYTGLTSKAMSAPDGMIRIPLNEESSKGAGQIEEFLMQFNGEGIQHVAFLTEDLVKTWDALKKIGMRFMTAPPDTYYEMLEGRLPDHGEPVDQLQARGILLDGSSIEGDKRLLLQIFSETLMGPVFFEFIQRKGDDGFGEGNFKALFESIERDQVRRGVLTAD, encoded by the coding sequence GTGGCAGATCTATACGAAAACCCAATGGGCCTGATGGGCTTTGAATTCATCGAGTTCGCCTCGCCGACGCCAGGTACCCTGGAGCCGATCTTCGAGATCATGGGCTTCACCAAAGTCGCGACCCACCGTTCCAAGAACGTCCACCTGTTCCGCCAGGGCGAGATCAACCTGATCCTCAACAACGAACCCAACAGCATCGCCTCCTACTTTGCGGCCGAGCATGGCCCATCGGTGTGCGGCATGGCGTTCCGCGTCAAGGACTCGCAACAGGCCTACAACCGCGCGCTCGAGCTGGGCGCCCAGCCGATCCATATCGAAACCGGGCCGATGGAACTGAACCTGCCCGCCATCAAGGGCATCGGCGGCGCGCCGCTGTACCTGATCGACCGTTTCGGCGAAGGCAGCTCGATCTATGACATCGACTTCGTGTTCATCGAAGGCGTGGACCGCAACCCGCAAGGCGCCGGCCTCAAGGTCATCGACCACCTGACCCACAACGTGTACCGCGGGCGCATGGCCTACTGGGCCAACTTCTACGAAAAACTGTTCAACTTCCGTGAAGCGCGCTACTTCGACATCAAGGGCGAATACACCGGCCTGACCTCCAAGGCCATGAGCGCGCCGGACGGCATGATCCGCATCCCGCTCAACGAAGAATCGTCCAAGGGCGCGGGCCAGATCGAAGAGTTCCTGATGCAGTTCAACGGGGAGGGCATCCAGCACGTGGCGTTCCTCACCGAAGACCTGGTCAAGACCTGGGACGCGCTGAAGAAGATCGGCATGCGCTTCATGACCGCGCCGCCAGACACTTACTACGAAATGCTCGAAGGCCGCCTGCCAGACCACGGCGAGCCGGTTGACCAGCTGCAGGCACGCGGCATCTTGCTGGACGGTTCGTCCATCGAAGGTGACAAGCGCCTGCTGTTGCAGATCTTCTCGGAAACCCTCATGGGCCCGGTGTTCTTCGAATTCATCCAGCGCAAGGGCGACGATGGGTTTGGCGAGGGCAACTTCAAGGCGTTGTTCGAGTCCATCGAGCGTGACCAGGTGCGTCGTGGTGTGTTGACGGCTGACTGA
- a CDS encoding DUF4946 domain-containing protein, whose product MIEFRKPLLSALCALLASPWVLAADPQVHWPSGWQVEEVVPDGESPAKPAVVSRQRAIKNDENGTTLMVMELTATPIEPGHKVNLQGVLLEMRKSIQKEFAQGGYQSACSKMHPTTLSGLDALETTCVITENGRHVLSQTLVGAVDIEKAYVFSYAGQAQAYETSKEEVTSVRDSLKL is encoded by the coding sequence GATCGAATTTCGTAAACCGTTGTTGAGCGCTTTGTGTGCGCTGCTGGCAAGTCCGTGGGTGCTGGCGGCCGACCCGCAAGTTCATTGGCCCAGTGGCTGGCAGGTCGAGGAAGTGGTGCCTGACGGCGAGTCACCGGCAAAGCCCGCTGTGGTATCACGCCAGCGCGCGATCAAGAACGATGAAAATGGCACGACCTTGATGGTCATGGAGTTGACCGCTACTCCGATTGAACCCGGGCACAAAGTTAATCTTCAAGGCGTATTGCTGGAGATGCGCAAATCCATCCAGAAAGAGTTTGCCCAGGGCGGCTATCAAAGTGCGTGTAGCAAAATGCACCCAACCACATTGAGCGGTCTTGATGCGCTGGAAACTACTTGCGTGATTACCGAGAACGGGCGGCATGTGCTTTCGCAAACATTGGTGGGCGCAGTTGATATCGAAAAGGCCTATGTTTTTTCTTATGCCGGGCAGGCGCAAGCCTATGAGACCAGCAAGGAAGAAGTCACTTCGGTGCGCGACAGCCTGAAACTTTGA
- a CDS encoding LysR family transcriptional regulator, protein MSSILDLEVFVRTADSGSLSAAARGLGLTPAAASIALKRLETRLGMRLLARSTRSMRLTEEGRRYLDSVRVALAALAEGELALKQQSQGLSGLLQLAAPSDFGRNVLLGWLDAFKAEHPHIRLQLLLNDSNADLFRETVDIALRFGVPQDSSLVALPIATEHCRVACASPAYLARHGTPLEPMDLARYSALRYMRQGQVSKSWRFQRGTQVQEVEVSGDFLSDDGEVVRRWALAGHGIAYKAQLDVVGDIAAGRLVPLFADWQGEPAPFNLMCPHRLQVSERVKVLQRFLQERCQALLSA, encoded by the coding sequence GTGAGCTCGATTCTCGACCTTGAAGTCTTCGTGCGCACCGCGGATTCGGGCAGCCTGTCTGCCGCCGCCCGCGGCCTTGGCCTCACCCCGGCGGCGGCCAGCATTGCCTTGAAACGCCTGGAAACCCGCTTGGGCATGCGCCTGTTGGCCCGCTCCACGCGCAGCATGCGCCTGACCGAAGAAGGCCGGCGCTACCTCGACAGCGTGCGCGTGGCGTTGGCGGCCTTGGCCGAAGGTGAGCTGGCGCTCAAGCAACAAAGCCAGGGCTTGAGCGGCTTGCTGCAACTGGCGGCGCCGTCGGATTTCGGACGCAATGTGCTGCTGGGCTGGCTGGATGCGTTCAAGGCCGAGCACCCGCATATCCGCCTGCAATTGCTGCTCAACGACAGCAACGCCGACCTGTTCCGCGAAACCGTGGACATCGCCCTGCGTTTTGGCGTGCCCCAGGACTCCAGCCTGGTGGCGCTGCCCATCGCCACCGAGCACTGTCGCGTCGCCTGCGCCAGCCCGGCTTACCTTGCACGACACGGCACGCCGCTTGAGCCCATGGACCTGGCCCGGTACAGCGCGCTGCGCTACATGCGCCAGGGCCAGGTGAGCAAGTCCTGGCGCTTTCAGCGGGGCACGCAGGTGCAGGAGGTCGAGGTGAGCGGGGATTTTCTCAGCGACGACGGTGAGGTCGTGCGCCGCTGGGCCCTGGCCGGGCACGGCATTGCCTACAAGGCCCAGCTGGATGTGGTCGGCGATATCGCCGCTGGCCGGCTGGTGCCGTTGTTCGCGGACTGGCAGGGAGAACCGGCGCCCTTCAACCTGATGTGCCCCCATCGGCTACAGGTGTCGGAGCGTGTGAAAGTGTTGCAGCGGTTTTTACAGGAACGCTGCCAGGCCTTGCTGAGCGCATGA
- the rarD gene encoding EamA family transporter RarD: MSKGVVLSVLASVLFAVMYYFTSLLTPLSGLEIFGWRMLLTVPCMTVFMVVSGEWRRVWELLQVLAATPKLIAGVLVSSALLGVQLWLFMWAPLNGRSLDVSVGYFLLPLTMVLTGRLVWGERLSRLQQVAVFFAGLGVLNELYQAGGFSWATLVVIIGYPVYFVVRKYLKTDHLGGLWLDMALMLPVAWWFVQSGEQGFAVLDTHPKLYALIPTLGVISASALVSYIIASRLLAFSLFGLLSYVEPVLLLGVALLLGEGIKAGEWLTYIPIWLAVMVLVYEGFKHLVRQRRT; this comes from the coding sequence GTGTCTAAAGGTGTGGTGTTATCGGTTTTGGCCTCGGTGTTGTTTGCCGTGATGTATTACTTCACATCACTGCTCACGCCCTTGAGCGGCCTGGAAATTTTCGGCTGGCGCATGCTGCTGACCGTGCCGTGCATGACGGTGTTCATGGTTGTCAGCGGCGAATGGCGACGGGTGTGGGAACTGCTGCAGGTGCTGGCGGCCACGCCGAAGCTGATTGCGGGCGTGCTGGTGTCTTCAGCCTTGCTGGGGGTGCAGTTGTGGTTGTTCATGTGGGCACCGCTAAACGGTCGCAGCCTGGATGTGTCGGTGGGGTACTTCCTGTTGCCGCTGACGATGGTGCTGACCGGGCGCCTGGTATGGGGTGAGCGACTGTCACGCCTGCAACAGGTGGCGGTGTTTTTTGCCGGCCTTGGGGTGCTGAACGAGTTGTACCAGGCCGGTGGTTTTTCCTGGGCAACGCTGGTGGTGATCATCGGTTACCCGGTGTATTTCGTGGTGCGCAAATACCTCAAGACGGACCACTTGGGCGGGCTCTGGCTGGACATGGCGCTGATGTTGCCGGTGGCGTGGTGGTTTGTGCAAAGCGGCGAGCAGGGGTTTGCCGTGCTGGATACCCATCCCAAGCTGTATGCCTTGATTCCAACGCTGGGGGTTATCAGTGCGTCGGCGCTGGTGAGCTACATCATTGCCAGTCGTTTGCTGGCGTTCAGCTTGTTCGGCTTGCTCAGTTATGTCGAACCGGTGCTGTTGCTGGGGGTGGCACTGTTGTTGGGTGAAGGGATCAAAGCTGGCGAATGGCTGACCTATATCCCGATCTGGCTGGCGGTGATGGTGTTGGTGTATGAGGGTTTCAAGCATCTGGTGCGTCAGCGCAGGACTTGA